From the Vibrio vulnificus CMCP6 genome, the window TTCACACAGCGGTTAGCTTGAACTGAATGTTTCTTGCATCGGTTTAAGCTTCTCAAGCAAAAAGTCCAAAAACACACGCAGGTGAGGTTTGGGGTATTGTGTGTTTTTGTAGATAGCGAAGATCTCACCACTGCCTAGCTCACCGTGTGTTGCCGTCCAGGACGGCAGCAATTCCACTAACTGCCCACTTTCCAGATAGGGTTTGAGCATCCACTTCGACAACAGAAGTACGCCAGTACCTTGCAGCGCTGCACATAAAAGAGGAGAGCCGCCTTTTGAAATTAAATTGCCAGCGACCATGAGTTTTCTAGTGGTCGATTTTTGGCGGAAGTACCAATAATTCCGCTGCCGTTCGTGACTTATCAATAGACAATTGTGCTGCTGCAAATCTTCTGGTTTTGTTATAGGGGAGTGAGTATTTATATATGCAGGCGAAGCAACCAACGCGGTGTAATTGGTTAGCAAGTGCCGAGCTTTCAGTCGGCTGTCTTGTGGGGTGCCAATACGGATCGCCATATCGACATTGTCGCTGTTTAAATCCACAAGTTTGTTATCCAGCTCAAGTTCAATTTGTATCTTGGGGTAGCGCTCGAGGAACTCTG encodes:
- a CDS encoding LysR family transcriptional regulator, with protein sequence MLELLKVFDQVVESGSFSQAGRALNMAPSSVARNIDSLENRIKTTLFKRSTRQLILTEEGQYFYQQSSKILRDSDNLLAEMRGNHGVPEGILRISVFESFGNLCLTPLIPEFLERYPKIQIELELDNKLVDLNSDNVDMAIRIGTPQDSRLKARHLLTNYTALVASPAYINTHSPITKPEDLQQHNCLLISHERQRNYWYFRQKSTTRKLMVAGNLISKGGSPLLCAALQGTGVLLLSKWMLKPYLESGQLVELLPSWTATHGELGSGEIFAIYKNTQYPKPHLRVFLDFLLEKLKPMQETFSSS